The proteins below are encoded in one region of Oncorhynchus nerka isolate Pitt River linkage group LG15, Oner_Uvic_2.0, whole genome shotgun sequence:
- the LOC115118310 gene encoding uncharacterized protein LOC115118310 isoform X2 yields the protein MDQMQDGWEKLIGEYHSQSQHWWDNPSPHPSALPESPSRASPGSALLLGLKRVSVRLVDCRKTTDLNGTTRRGDKEEDLTDQSKRLLGLKRVSVRLVDCRKTTGLSGTMRQGGEEDE from the exons ATGGATCAG ATGCAGGACGGGTGGGAGAAATTAATAGGCGAATACcacagccaatcacaacactggTGG GACAACCCTAGCCCGCACCCTTCCGCCCTCCCGGAATCCCCGAGTCGTGCCTCTCCGGGTAGCGCCTTACTGTTGGGTCTGAAGAGGGTGTCTGTGCGGCTGGTCGACTGCAGGAAAACAACGGACCTGAATGGAACTACGAGACGAGGAGACAAAGAGGAAGATTTGACTGATCAAAGTAAAAGACTGCTGGGTCTGAAGAGGGTGTCTGTGCGGCTGGTCGACTGCAGGAAAACAACGGGACTGAGTGGAACTATGAgacaaggaggagaagaagatgaGTGA